The following proteins are encoded in a genomic region of Buchnera aphidicola (Aphis nerii):
- the murD gene encoding UDP-N-acetylmuramoyl-L-alanine--D-glutamate ligase — protein MSYKYSNKKILILGIGLTGISCINFFLQRGIVPKIIDESQKPDYLNKIPKNIQYKLGSLDKTWILESDLIIISPGISSFKPILIKAQILGIEIISDIELFSREAKSPIISVTGTNGKSTVATMVKKIAEQSGCKVCLGGNIGFPALEMLDKKADLYILELSSFQLENIFTLKSKIAVVLNITEDHLDRYPMGFKQYKKIKLSIYKNSEICLINETEKKYYFKNKNKKYITFGTKKSDYYIDYIKENAFLCYKKEKIIDTSKTTLYGYQNYENALISLAISDAMNFPRNKTKDVFSKFSNLPHRFQIVHKKNNIFWINDSKSTNVNSTKIALKNINVQGTIWLLLGGDKKSANFNLLKNDFKKLKIKIYCFGKDGMNIAKIYKNNSIYVESLKEAMILIAQKVVPGDIVLLSPGCSSKDQFKNFEERGNLFITLSKEIS, from the coding sequence ATGTCATATAAGTATTCAAATAAAAAAATATTAATTTTAGGAATTGGATTAACTGGAATATCTTGTATTAATTTCTTTTTGCAAAGAGGTATAGTTCCTAAAATCATTGATGAATCTCAAAAACCTGATTATCTAAATAAAATTCCTAAAAATATTCAATATAAATTGGGAAGTTTAGATAAAACATGGATTTTAGAATCAGATTTGATTATTATTAGTCCTGGAATATCTTCTTTTAAACCTATTTTAATCAAGGCTCAAATTTTAGGTATTGAAATTATCAGCGACATTGAATTGTTTTCAAGAGAAGCAAAATCTCCAATTATTTCTGTTACAGGAACTAATGGAAAAAGTACTGTAGCAACCATGGTAAAAAAAATTGCAGAACAATCAGGATGTAAAGTTTGTTTAGGAGGTAACATTGGATTTCCAGCTTTAGAAATGTTAGATAAAAAAGCTGATTTATATATACTAGAGTTATCTAGTTTCCAACTAGAAAATATATTTACTTTAAAATCAAAAATAGCTGTTGTACTGAATATTACTGAAGATCATTTAGATAGATATCCAATGGGATTTAAACAATATAAAAAAATTAAATTATCTATTTATAAAAATTCCGAAATATGTTTAATAAACGAAACAGAAAAAAAATATTATTTTAAAAATAAAAACAAAAAATATATTACTTTTGGAACAAAAAAAAGTGATTATTATATTGATTACATAAAAGAAAATGCTTTTTTATGTTATAAAAAAGAAAAAATAATTGATACATCCAAAACTACTTTATATGGATATCAAAATTATGAAAACGCTTTGATATCATTAGCAATTTCAGATGCTATGAATTTTCCTAGAAATAAAACTAAAGACGTATTTAGTAAATTTTCAAATTTGCCACATAGATTTCAAATAGTACATAAAAAAAATAATATATTTTGGATTAATGATTCAAAATCAACAAATGTAAATAGCACTAAAATAGCTTTAAAAAATATTAATGTTCAAGGTACAATATGGTTATTATTAGGAGGAGATAAAAAATCTGCTAATTTTAATCTTTTAAAAAATGATTTTAAAAAATTAAAAATTAAAATATATTGTTTTGGAAAAGATGGTATGAATATAGCCAAAATATATAAAAATAATTCTATTTATGTTGAAAGTTTAAAAGAAGCTATGATTTTAATTGCACAAAAAGTAGTACCAGGTGATATAGTACTTTTATCTCCAGGATGTAGTAGTAAAGATCAATTTAAAAATTTTGAAGAAAGAGGCAATCTTTTTATAACATTATCAAAGGAAATCAGTTAA
- the ftsW gene encoding cell division protein FtsW, translating into MKKNTEKYIILYDRLLVWLTLALCITGLIMVISTSIPIGQNLYKDPFFFVKREIFYFILIFLLSFVFLRIPITSWKEYSNIIIIISTILLVIVLLVGKSVHGSYRWISIGILHIQPAEISKISSFLYISNYLSRKIKEVHNNFWGFLKPMSVIAMESIFLLAEPDLGTVIVLFLTSLSILFLSGAKIKQFFSIIGLVVLLIIFLILTKPYRINRILSFWNPWKDPFGNGYQLTQSLIALGRGHFLGQGLGNSIQKLNYLPEAHSDFIFSIIGEELGYIGCFLILLTIFIISFRAMHIGQKSLEKKQLFSGFLACSIGLWFSFQTLINIGAVTGILPTKGLTLPLISYGGSSLIINLIAICILLRIDFESRLSKNQALPKEN; encoded by the coding sequence ATAAAAAAAAATACAGAAAAATATATTATATTATATGATCGATTGCTAGTATGGTTAACTTTAGCTTTATGTATTACTGGATTAATAATGGTAATATCTACATCTATACCTATAGGACAAAACTTGTATAAAGATCCCTTTTTTTTTGTAAAAAGAGAAATATTTTATTTTATTTTAATATTTTTATTATCTTTTGTTTTTTTAAGAATACCTATTACTTCTTGGAAAGAATATAGTAATATTATCATTATAATTTCAACTATTTTACTTGTTATTGTATTATTAGTAGGAAAGTCCGTACATGGATCTTATCGATGGATAAGTATAGGTATATTACATATACAACCTGCTGAAATATCTAAGATTTCTTCTTTTCTCTATATTTCTAACTATCTTTCAAGAAAAATTAAAGAAGTACACAATAATTTTTGGGGATTTTTAAAACCCATGAGTGTTATTGCCATGGAATCAATTTTTTTGTTAGCAGAACCAGATTTAGGAACAGTGATAGTTTTGTTTCTTACATCTTTATCTATTTTATTTCTTTCTGGGGCAAAAATAAAACAATTTTTTTCAATTATTGGTTTAGTTGTACTATTAATAATATTTTTAATATTAACTAAACCATATCGCATTAATAGAATATTATCATTTTGGAATCCTTGGAAAGATCCATTTGGCAATGGCTATCAATTGACACAATCATTGATAGCATTAGGAAGAGGCCATTTTTTGGGACAAGGTTTAGGGAATTCAATACAAAAACTAAATTATTTACCAGAAGCTCACAGTGATTTTATTTTTTCTATTATTGGAGAAGAACTAGGATATATAGGTTGTTTTTTAATATTATTAACTATTTTTATTATTTCTTTTCGAGCTATGCATATTGGACAAAAATCTCTTGAAAAAAAACAACTTTTTTCGGGTTTTTTAGCTTGTTCAATTGGTTTATGGTTTAGCTTTCAGACATTAATTAACATTGGGGCTGTAACTGGAATATTACCAACTAAGGGATTAACTTTACCTTTAATTAGTTATGGAGGTTCAAGTTTAATTATTAATTTAATAGCTATTTGCATTTTATTAAGAATTGATTTCGAATCAAGATTAAGTAAAAATCAAGCACTTCCTAAGGAAAATTAA